Within Terriglobales bacterium, the genomic segment CGGATCGTTTTACGTCCGTCGGGATGCCAGATCCCGAGTTTGCCGTCGGGCAGGAGGAATGGCGTGCAATAGATGTTCAGGGCGAGCAATGGATCGTTCTTGCGCCCAAGTTCATTCAGAGTAACGAGGTGCGCAAGAGGACCGCTGTTGCCGTGATGAATCCATTCGCAGCCTTTTACTTCCGGAAAGGATTGCAGGTACCAAGGTGCAGGACCAGTGAACTTGCCGATCAGTTGCAGCATGCGTGCGCGATCTTCGGTGGTAATCGGTTCAGCCATTTCTTCTTTCAAATAAAAATGCGGGCGAGTAGCCCGCATTCAGCCGGAATTGCCGGCGTGTTCAATGGTTTCAGGCGGCGACGCCGCGGGGCTTCACGTTGCTCTTGATGAACTGGACGATTTCTTCCATCGGGGTGCCGGGCTGGAAGACACCAGCGACGCCGTTCTCTTTCAGGGAGGTGACGTCCTGGTCGGGGATGATTCCGCCGACGAGGACGAGCACGTCATCCATCTTGTTCTGCTTCATCAGTTCCACGACGCGGGGGACGATAGCGTTGTGCGCGCCGGAGAGGATGGAGAGTCCGATGACGTCGACGTCTTCCTGCAAGGCGGCGGTGACGATCATTTCCGGCGTCTGGCGAAGGCCGGTGTAGATGACTTCCATGCCGGCGTCGCGGAGGGCGCGGGCGATGACCTTGGCGCCGCGGTCGTGGCCATCGAGACCGGGCTTTGCGACAAGGACGCGAATCTTCTGTTGTTGTTCAGCCATTAGCTTTTAGCTCTTAGGGGTAGTCGAGGACCTATTAAGGATACATCAGGGCTTCCGAA encodes:
- a CDS encoding cobalamin B12-binding domain-containing protein, with protein sequence MAEQQQKIRVLVAKPGLDGHDRGAKVIARALRDAGMEVIYTGLRQTPEMIVTAALQEDVDVIGLSILSGAHNAIVPRVVELMKQNKMDDVLVLVGGIIPDQDVTSLKENGVAGVFQPGTPMEEIVQFIKSNVKPRGVAA